The proteins below come from a single Alosa sapidissima isolate fAloSap1 chromosome 23, fAloSap1.pri, whole genome shotgun sequence genomic window:
- the atp6ap2 gene encoding renin receptor, producing MQSLGKLLRMNRPSVYILLVVYASIINGALGDRLTVLRSPDYVQFRDGQWPVSGEKIPDLVALTMGFSVQEDLDWPGLQAGPLFQRPRANVLVVVRGVDSLDLPKNITSYPLENPVPFTLDSVANTVHTLFAESTPVVLQLAPSEERLYMMGMANTVFEDLPVTLQQIRGRLSQEGSVLNSLPLNSLNKNNEADLLFLSEVQVLHDISALLLRHRHLAKDHAPDLYSLELSGLEEIGRRYGQDSPQFQDASSILASVMQKFADSVYGVYSNNAVVEVVTVKTFEAPLTRKSRSILESKQISNPGSPYNLAYKYNFEYAVIFNIVLWLMIVLALAVIAIAYSLWNMDPGYDSIIYRMTNQKIRMD from the exons ATGCAGTCCCTTGGAAAACTGCTAAGGATGAATCGGCCGTCGGTTTATATTTTGCTTGTTGTCTATGCAAGCATAATAAATG GAGCTTTGGGAGACCGGCTGACAGTGCTGCGCAGCCCTGATTATGTGCAATTCCGCGACGGACAATGGCCGGTATCGGGAGAGAAGATTCCGGATTTGGTAGCGCTCACCATGGGGTTTTCTGTTCAGGAG GATCTTGACTGGCCTGGGTTGCAGGCAGGGCCCTTGTTCCAGCGTCCCAGGGCCAACGTGCTGGTGGTGGTCCGAGGAGTGGACTCTCTGGATCTGCCCAAGAACATCACTTCTTATCCTCTAGAAAAT CCTGTGCCCTTCacactggacagtgtggctaaCACGGTCCACACGCTGTTTGCAGAGAGCACCCCTGTGGTGCTGCAGCTTGCACCTAGTGAGGAG AGGTTGTACATGATGGGCATGGCCAACACGGTGTTTGAGGATCTACCGGTCACCCTTCAGCAGATCCGGGGGCGCCTGTCTCAGGAGGGTTCCGTGCTGAACTCTCTGCCACTCAACTCTCTCAACAAGAACAACGAG GCCGACCTGCTCTTCCTGTCTGAGGTCCAAGTGCTGCATGACATCTCTGCACTG CTGCTGAGGCATCGGCACCTGGCGAAGGACCACGCCCCTGACCTGTACTCGTTGGAGCTCTCCGGGCTGGAGGAGATCGGACGGCGGTATGGACAGGACTCGCCACAGTTCCAAGATGCCTCCAGCATCCTGGCCAGCGTCATGCAGAAG TTTGCTGACAGCGTCTATGGCGTCTACAGCAACAATGCAGTGGTTGAGGTCGTCACGGTCAAGACCTTCGAGGCACCTCTTACCAGGAAGTCTCGCTCTATTCTTGAGTCAAAGCAGATT AGCAACCCAGGAAGTCCCTACAATCTGGCCTACAAGTACAACTTTGAGTACGCCGTGATCTTCAACATCGTGCTGTGGCTCATGATCGTGCTGGCCCTGGCGGTCATCGCCATTGCATACAGCCTGTGGAACATGGACCCCGGCTACGACAGCATCATCTACAGGATGACCAATCAGAAGATCCGCATGGACTGA